The following coding sequences lie in one Pseudarthrobacter phenanthrenivorans Sphe3 genomic window:
- the trmB gene encoding tRNA (guanosine(46)-N7)-methyltransferase TrmB, which produces MSESPENPQQPHVPRAVTPGTQASFGTYGGRPVSFVRRGTRLQGRRQAAWEEHAERWAVDVPRHVANTSVHPDYTFDAEAEFGRKAPLIVEIGSGLGDAVCHAAEQNPDTDFLAVEVYTPGLANTIIKINSRGLKNVRVVEANAPEVLATMLPAGSVSELWVFFPDPWHKSRHHKRRLIQPEFADLAARALQPGGLWRIATDWSNYAVHVRDVLAGSNDFENLHTGERRGPESPLTQVWQSGVESVVGGAPVREGRAPVSTEHTGPNEGIDETGGWAPRFEGRIRTSFEAKAHEAGRLIFDLCYRRR; this is translated from the coding sequence ATGAGTGAATCCCCAGAAAACCCCCAGCAGCCGCATGTCCCGAGGGCCGTAACGCCGGGGACGCAGGCCTCCTTCGGCACCTACGGCGGCCGCCCGGTCAGCTTCGTCCGCCGCGGCACGCGCCTGCAGGGCCGCCGGCAGGCGGCCTGGGAAGAGCACGCTGAACGATGGGCGGTGGATGTTCCGCGGCACGTTGCGAACACCTCCGTCCACCCTGACTACACGTTTGACGCCGAAGCCGAGTTCGGCCGCAAAGCGCCCCTTATCGTGGAGATCGGCTCCGGCCTGGGCGACGCCGTCTGCCACGCCGCAGAGCAGAACCCGGACACCGATTTCCTGGCGGTGGAGGTCTATACCCCGGGCCTGGCCAACACCATCATCAAGATCAACAGCCGGGGGCTGAAGAACGTGCGGGTGGTCGAGGCGAACGCCCCGGAGGTCCTGGCCACCATGCTCCCGGCCGGTTCCGTCAGCGAACTGTGGGTCTTTTTCCCCGACCCCTGGCACAAGTCCCGGCACCACAAGCGGCGCCTCATCCAGCCCGAATTCGCAGACCTTGCCGCCCGTGCCCTGCAGCCGGGCGGGCTGTGGCGGATCGCCACCGACTGGTCCAACTATGCCGTCCATGTCCGCGACGTCCTGGCCGGCTCCAACGACTTCGAGAACCTGCACACCGGCGAACGCCGCGGACCGGAGAGCCCCCTGACGCAGGTGTGGCAGTCCGGCGTCGAATCCGTGGTGGGCGGCGCCCCGGTCCGCGAGGGCCGGGCCCCCGTCAGCACCGAGCACACCGGGCCCAACGAGGGCATCGATGAAACAGGAGGCTGGGCGCCCCGGTTCGAAGGAAGAATCCGGACCAGCTTCGAAGCCAAGGCCCACGAGGCCGGGCGGCTCATCTTCGATCTCTGCTACCGCCGGCGCTAG
- a CDS encoding DUF1206 domain-containing protein, translated as MCRGRTPAQHAHKGTAIKKELKQAVDAAENVTNSRTLEMLARAGFAASGILHLLVGAIAIRLAFGGTGNADFSGAVAELATQPAGPFLLWASFAACAALALWQASDAIFDYNHLPSKEKAGKKAKAGAQALVFAGLALTLMSFATGTGSGGDNQRAASDLTVSVMKAPGGVALLVLLGAAIAVTGVVYGIRGLRKSFEKHLVMPASPTARTAVTVLGVTGYVAKGTVLLLTGLLIAIATLQAHPEDSTGLDGGLRALRDQPLGVYLLAAVGAGLICYGVFMMVRAKLARMNR; from the coding sequence GTGTGCAGGGGGCGCACGCCAGCACAGCACGCGCACAAAGGAACCGCCATCAAAAAAGAACTGAAGCAGGCCGTTGACGCGGCAGAGAACGTCACCAACTCGCGGACCTTGGAGATGCTGGCGAGGGCCGGCTTTGCGGCGAGCGGTATCCTGCACCTGCTGGTGGGTGCGATTGCCATCCGGCTTGCGTTTGGCGGAACGGGGAACGCCGATTTCAGCGGCGCCGTGGCGGAACTCGCCACGCAGCCTGCGGGCCCCTTCCTCCTGTGGGCGAGTTTCGCGGCCTGCGCGGCACTCGCGTTGTGGCAGGCCAGCGATGCGATCTTCGACTACAACCACCTGCCTTCGAAGGAAAAAGCCGGGAAGAAAGCCAAAGCGGGCGCCCAGGCGCTGGTTTTTGCCGGGCTCGCGTTGACGCTGATGTCCTTCGCTACGGGGACGGGCTCAGGCGGCGACAACCAGCGGGCTGCCAGCGACCTCACCGTCTCGGTCATGAAAGCTCCCGGTGGCGTGGCGCTGCTGGTCCTGCTGGGGGCCGCAATCGCTGTGACGGGCGTGGTCTATGGCATCCGCGGGCTCAGGAAGTCCTTCGAAAAGCACCTGGTCATGCCCGCATCCCCCACGGCACGGACCGCGGTGACCGTCCTCGGCGTGACGGGCTACGTGGCCAAAGGAACCGTACTGCTGCTGACGGGGCTGCTGATCGCCATAGCCACGCTGCAGGCCCATCCGGAAGACTCCACCGGGCTCGACGGCGGCCTGCGTGCTTTGCGGGACCAGCCCCTGGGGGTATATCTCCTGGCAGCGGTGGGCGCAGGCCTGATCTGTTACGGCGTGTTCATGATGGTCCGGGCGAAGCTGGCCAGAATGAACCGGTAG
- a CDS encoding RNA polymerase sigma factor → MEEPLVLSTLAQEEIDIFDSAAGTDPAALFGAAYRSFAGPVQGYLKARGVDDPEAVTQDVFLAFYPKIDGLTGGLQGAKSLLFSIAHARMVDYYRRIERRPQLSPYDPQHDARTTPSAEDHAVDLNGGAAALLEGLSEEHQEVLALRVVADLSLEQVARIMGKSTGAIKQLQRRALQNLKAQTLQRNQANS, encoded by the coding sequence ATGGAGGAGCCGCTGGTGCTAAGCACGTTGGCCCAAGAAGAGATCGACATATTCGACAGTGCGGCCGGAACAGATCCGGCGGCGCTGTTCGGTGCTGCCTATCGGTCCTTTGCCGGCCCAGTGCAGGGATACCTCAAAGCCCGCGGGGTGGACGATCCTGAAGCGGTGACCCAGGACGTGTTCCTGGCGTTCTACCCAAAGATTGACGGCCTCACCGGCGGGCTCCAGGGCGCCAAGTCACTGTTGTTCTCCATCGCCCACGCGCGGATGGTGGACTACTACCGCAGGATTGAGCGACGGCCGCAACTGAGCCCGTACGATCCGCAGCACGATGCCAGGACCACGCCCTCGGCGGAGGACCACGCGGTGGACCTGAACGGCGGAGCGGCCGCCCTGCTGGAGGGACTCAGCGAGGAGCACCAGGAAGTACTGGCCCTCCGCGTGGTGGCCGACCTCTCCCTCGAACAGGTGGCCCGCATCATGGGCAAGAGCACCGGAGCGATCAAGCAGCTCCAACGCAGGGCCCTTCAAAACCTCAAGGCACAAACGCTTCAAAGAAACCAGGCGAATTCATGA